The following coding sequences are from one Thermostaphylospora chromogena window:
- the eda gene encoding bifunctional 4-hydroxy-2-oxoglutarate aldolase/2-dehydro-3-deoxy-phosphogluconate aldolase, whose product MSLLDLAPVVPVVVIQDLETAVPAARALVSGGLPVIEVTLRTDCALEAIGRIRAEVPQAVVGAGTVRTPADVEAAAAAGAAFLVTPGTTPLLAEALGACGLPCLPGAATASEVMALAERGITEMKFFPAEAAGGVAYLKSLAGPLPEVRFCPTGGIRPETAPDYLALPNVGCVGGTWLTPADALASGDYARIEKLAAEAAALR is encoded by the coding sequence ATGAGCCTGCTCGACCTCGCCCCCGTGGTCCCCGTCGTCGTGATCCAGGACCTGGAGACCGCAGTCCCGGCGGCCCGCGCCCTCGTCTCGGGCGGGCTACCGGTGATCGAGGTCACCCTGCGCACCGACTGCGCGCTGGAGGCCATCGGCCGGATACGCGCCGAGGTGCCGCAGGCCGTGGTCGGCGCGGGCACCGTCCGCACCCCGGCCGACGTCGAGGCGGCGGCCGCCGCGGGCGCCGCCTTCCTGGTCACCCCGGGTACCACCCCGCTGCTCGCCGAGGCGCTGGGCGCCTGCGGGCTGCCCTGCCTGCCCGGTGCGGCGACCGCCTCCGAGGTGATGGCGCTCGCCGAGCGCGGCATCACCGAGATGAAGTTCTTCCCCGCCGAGGCCGCGGGCGGCGTCGCCTATCTGAAGTCCCTGGCCGGGCCGCTGCCGGAGGTGCGCTTCTGCCCCACCGGGGGGATCCGCCCCGAGACCGCGCCCGACTACCTGGCGCTGCCGAACGTCGGCTGCGTGGGCGGCACGTGGCTCACGCCCGCCGACGCGCTCGCCTCGGGCGACTACGCTCGCATCGAGAAGCTCGCCGCCGAAGCCGCCGCGCTACGGTGA
- the glk gene encoding glucokinase, which produces MSEYALPWLVADVGGTNARFGLVRRPGGPPEAIAVLRDADHEDLPEAVAAYLADHAGGVRPGAACLAIAGPVSGDRYHLTNAGWTGSVRDLGLPSALLLNDFEALALALPGLGEGDLAPVGGPEHKTTGVREVKAVLGPGTGLGVAGLVPAPEGWVPVPSEGGHVTAPATTERELAVLRALRADGLRHVVAEHLLSGPGLSRLYRGLALVDGAPADPPPPAEILAAAVTDARCAETVGMFCALLGAFAGNVALTLGARGGIYLGGGILPRMLDHLRASDFRRRFEATPRLHEYLAAIPTQVITADYPALMGAAAWLTRHIVGNNTVRTDMENR; this is translated from the coding sequence ATGAGCGAGTACGCGCTCCCCTGGCTCGTCGCCGATGTCGGCGGCACGAACGCCCGCTTCGGCCTGGTGCGCAGGCCGGGCGGACCCCCCGAGGCGATCGCCGTACTACGGGACGCCGATCACGAGGACCTCCCCGAAGCCGTAGCCGCCTATCTCGCGGATCACGCGGGCGGAGTTCGGCCGGGTGCAGCGTGCCTCGCGATCGCGGGCCCGGTGAGCGGCGACCGCTATCACCTCACCAACGCCGGATGGACGGGGTCGGTGCGCGATCTGGGCCTGCCCTCGGCCCTGCTGCTCAACGACTTCGAGGCCCTCGCCCTGGCCCTGCCGGGGCTGGGCGAGGGCGATCTGGCGCCGGTCGGCGGACCGGAGCACAAGACGACGGGCGTACGGGAGGTGAAGGCCGTACTGGGGCCGGGCACCGGTCTGGGCGTGGCCGGATTGGTACCCGCGCCCGAGGGCTGGGTGCCGGTGCCCTCCGAGGGCGGGCACGTCACGGCCCCGGCGACCACCGAGCGTGAGCTGGCCGTGCTGCGTGCGCTGCGCGCGGACGGCCTGCGGCACGTGGTGGCCGAGCACCTGCTGTCCGGTCCGGGGCTGAGCCGTCTGTACCGCGGCCTGGCCCTGGTCGACGGCGCTCCCGCGGATCCGCCGCCGCCCGCGGAGATCCTCGCCGCCGCGGTCACGGACGCACGCTGCGCCGAGACCGTCGGCATGTTCTGCGCGCTGCTGGGCGCCTTCGCCGGGAACGTGGCGCTGACGCTCGGCGCCCGCGGCGGGATCTACCTCGGCGGCGGCATCCTGCCGCGGATGCTCGACCACCTGCGGGCGAGCGACTTCCGGCGCAGGTTCGAGGCCACACCCCGGCTGCACGAGTACCTCGCGGCCATCCCCACGCAGGTGATCACGGCCGATTATCCGGCCCTGATGGGGGCCGCGGCGTGGCTGACCCGGCACATCGTAGGTAACAATACGGTGCGGACAGACATGGAGAACCGATGA